The Drosophila suzukii unplaced genomic scaffold, CBGP_Dsuzu_IsoJpt1.0 scf_9, whole genome shotgun sequence genome includes a window with the following:
- the LOC139355105 gene encoding phosphoribosylformylglycinamidine synthase isoform X4 has translation MVILRFYDVQAHSPAEEQSVLRRLQEEGVGVLSVRTERCYHLEYSAQADHPLALDELLLWLVKQPLISDQSLVKQSALQAEDRMQLLLEIGPRFNFSTPYSTNCVNIFHNLGYTEVRRMETSTRYLLTFGEGSDVPEATRFVSLLGDRMTHCLYTEDNTPKTTFDEQLPEQQADWHFVPVLQEGRTALERINHELGLAFNDFDLNYYHNLFSKELRRNPTTVELFDCAQSNSEHSRHWFFSGRMVIDGVEQPKSLIRMIMDTQAHTNPNNTIKFSDNSSAIVGFGHKVIVPLSVVAPGPVHLQNDQSDLIFTAETHNMPTAVSPFSGATTGTGGRLRDVQAVGRGGIPIAGTAGYCVGALHIPGYEQPYEPPHYKYPATFAPPLHVLIQASNGASDYGNKFGEPVISGFAISYGLNSADDTRNEYVKPIMFSGGLGTMPASMREKLPPTRGQLLAKIGGPVYRIGVGGGAASSLEIQGSGDAELDFNAVQRGDAEMENKLNRVVRACLELGDQNPILAIHDQGAGGNGNVLKELVEPGFAGAIIFSKEFQLGDPTITALELWGAEYQENNAILCKADHRDLLEKICRRERCPISFVGVVTGDGRVTLLESSAPKDFEQALNEFNCSTAYPFDLELKYVLGDMPKRTYDLKRELRQLRELCLPKDLRLDEALERVLSLVAVGSKRFLTNKVDRCVGGLIVQQQCVGPLQAPLADYALATVSHFSNAGIATSIGTQPLKGLLDPAAMARMCVAEALSNLVFVKISQLADVKCSGNWMWAAKLPGEGARMFDACKELCHILEELQIAIDGGKDSLSMAAKVGDDTIKSPGTLVISTYAPCPDVQLRVTPDLKGPSSDFKSALLWINLESSLRLGGSALAQAYAQQGNETPNLTRSDLLGKAFKITQSLLVDGLLKAGHDVSDGGLIVCLLEMAIGGLSGLRVELSEPLKSLKSYDAAVEKLDRPELALLFAEECGWVVEILDADLERVRSIYNDAGVPNYYLGITDGFGLDSRVVVKHGASELLNQPLRLVYQKWERTSYELEKLQTNPECAEAEYNSLKYRQAPQYRGPLNLQAELSLKRSCAPVRVAVLREEGVNSEREMMACLLKANFEVHDVTMSDLLQGERPQTHQQDSQVVA, from the exons ATGGTCATCCTTCGCTTCTATGATGTGCAGGCACACTCACCAGCCGAGGAGCAGAGTGTCCTGCGGCGACTGCAAGAGGAAGGCGTAGGAGTGTTGTCCGTGCGTACGGAGCGTTGCTACCATCTCGAGTACAGCGCCCAGGCAGATCACCCTCTGGCCCTTGATGAACTGTTGCTCTGGTTGGTGAAGCAACCCCTAATTAGTGACCAGAGCTTGGTCAAACAGTCTGCTCTCCAGGCGGAGGACAGGATGCAGCTGCTTCTGGAGATCGGGCCGCGCTTCAACTTCTCCACGCCCTACTCCACAAACTGCGTAAACATATTCCACAACCTTGGATATACCGAGGTGCGACGGATGGAAACTTCCACTCGCTACCTGCTGACCTTTGGCGAGGGCTCAGATGTTCCGGAGGCGACCAGATTCGTTTCACTGCTGGGGGACCGCATGACCCATTGCCTGTACACTGAGGATAACACCCCCAAAACAACCTTTGATGAGCAGCTCCCAGAACAACAGGCCGACTGGCATTTTGTGCCCGTATTGCAGGAGGGACGGACGGCGCTGGAACGGATAAATCATGAACTAGGCCTAGCCTTCAACGACTTCGATCTGAATTACTACCACAATTTGTTCTCCAAGGAATTGAGACGCAATCCCACTACAGTGGAGCTATTCGACTGCGCTCAGAGCAACAGCGAGCACTCGCGCCACTGGTTTTTCAGCGGACGCATGGTGATTGATGGTGTGGAACAACCAAAGTCGTTGATCCGCATGATAATGGATACGCAGGCTCACACGAACCCCAACAACACCATTAAATTCAGCGACAACAGCAGCGCCATAGTGGGATTTGGGCACAAAGTCATAGTACCGTTATCCGTAGTGGCTCCTGGACCAGTGCATCTGCAGAATGACCAGTCCGACTTGATTTTTACAGCGGAAACCCACAATATGCCCACGGCAGTGTCCCCATTCAGCGGAGCAACTACCGGCACGGGCGGACGACTACGTGATGTTCAGGCCGTGGGGAGAGGAGGCATTCCTATTGCTGGCACCGCTGGGTACTGTGTAGGAGCTCTTCACATTCCAG GCTACGAACAGCCGTACGAGCCCCCGCACTACAAATATCCTGCGACGTTTGCGCCGCCACTTCATGTTCTCATACAGGCAAGCAACGGAGCCTCGGACTACGGAAACAAGTTTGGAGAGCCAGTGATTTCCGGTTTTGCCATTTCCTATGGGTTAAATAGTGCAGATGATACGCGGAATGAGTACGTAAAACCGATTATGTTCAGCGGTGGCCTAGGCACCATGCCGGCATCAATGCGCGAGAAGCTGCCACCGACTCGTGGTCAGTTGCTAGCCAAGATTGGAGGTCCTGTGTACAGGATAGGAGTGGGGGGCGGCGCTGCAAGCTCCCTAGAAATACAAGGATCCGGAGATGCAGAACTGGACTTCAACGCCGTGCAGCGGGGAGACGCCGAAATGGAAAACAAGTTAAATCGGGTAGTCCGCGCCTGTCTAGAACTGGGCGACCAAAATCCTATACTGGCCATTCATGACCAGGGGGCtggcggcaatggtaacgtcCTCAAAGAACTGGTTGAACCAGGGTTTGCCGGAGCCATTATATTTTCCAAGGAATTCCAGCTAGGCGATCCCACAATTACCGCCCTTGAACTGTGGGGCGCTGAGTACCAGGAGAACAACGCCATTCTCTGCAAGGCAGATCATCGTGATCTGCTGGAGAAGAtttgccggcgcgaacgctgccCTATAAGCTTCGTGGGAGTGGTGACTGGGGATGGGCGTGTGACACTGCTAGAGAGTTCTGCCCCCAAGGATTTTGAACAGGCTCTGAACGAATTTAATTGCAGCACAGCATACCCTTTCGATTTGGAGCTCAAGTATGTTTTGGGCGATATGCCAAAGAGAACATACGACTTGAAACGCGAACTGAGGCAGCTAAGAGAACTGTGTCTACCAAAAGACTTGCGGCTGGACGAGGCTTTGGAGAGAGTTCTTAGCTTAGTGGCTGTTGGTAGTAAGCGCTTCCTCACTAACAAGGTTGATCGCTGTGTCGGAGGATTGATCGTGCAGCAACAGTGTGTGGGCCCGCTTCAGGCTCCACTTGCGGACTACGCCTTAGCAACTGTCTCCCATTTTAGCAATGCCGGCATCGCCACCTCAATTGGTACCCAGCCACTCAAGGGACTGCTTGATCCTGCCGCAATGGCTAGGATGTGTGTCGCTGAAGCGCTGAGTAACCTCGTATTTGTAAAGATAAGTCAACTGGCAGACGTCAAGTGCTCAGGTAATTGGATGTGGGCTGCAAAGCTGCCCGGGGAGGGCGCCAGGATGTTTGACGCCTGCAAGGAGCTCTGCCACATTCTTGAGGAGCTGCAAATTGCTATCGACGGGGGAAAAGACTCTCTGTCCATGGCTGCCAAGGTTGGGGACGACACAATAAAGTCCCCAGGTACTCTTGTCATCTCCACATACGCTCCATGTCCGGATGTGCAGCTTAGGGTTACACCTGATCTTAAGGGACCCAGCTCGGACTTTAAGTCTGCGCTGCTCTGGATAAATCTGGAAAGCAGCCTTCGCTTGGGTGGTTCAGCTCTGGCACAGGCATACGCTCAGCAGGGCAATGAGACGCCTAACTTAACGAGAAGTGATCTGCTTGGCAAGGCATTTAAAATCACTCAATCGTTGTTGGTAGATGGCCTTCTTAAGGCAGGACACGATGTCAGCGACGGAGGATTGATCGTTTGCCTATTGGAGATGGCTATAGGTGGGCTGAGTGGCCTAAGAGTAGAACTGTCGGAGCCCTTGAAGTCTCTAAAGAGCTACGATGCGGCTGTTGAGAAACTGGATCGTCCCGAACTAGCTCTTCTTTTTGCGGAGGAGTGTGGATGGGTAGTGGAAATATTAGATGCAGACCTTGAGCGCGTTCGATCCATCTACAATGACGCCGGAGTGCCAAACTACTATTTGGGTATCACCGACGGATTCGGACTTGATTCCCGAGTAGTTGTTAAGCACGGTGCGTCGGAGCTGCTGAATCAGCCACTCCGTCTGGTATACCAAAAGTGGGAGCGTACCAGTTACGAGCTGGAGAAGCTGCAAACCAATCCGGAGTGCGCTGAGGCCGAGTATAACAGCCTTAAATATCGCCAAGCGCCGCAGTACAGGGGTCCCTTGAACCTGCAGGCTGAGCTATCTCTCAAGCGATCCTGCGCCCCAGTTCGAGTGGCTGTGCTTCGAGAGGAGGGCGTCAACAGTGAGCGTGAGATGATGGCCTGCCTGCTAAAGGCAAACTTCGAGGTGCACGATGTCACCATGTCGGATTTATTGCAAG
- the LOC139355105 gene encoding phosphoribosylformylglycinamidine synthase isoform X5 has translation MVILRFYDVQAHSPAEEQSVLRRLQEEGVGVLSVRTERCYHLEYSAQADHPLALDELLLWLVKQPLISDQSLVKQSALQAEDRMQLLLEIGPRFNFSTPYSTNCVNIFHNLGYTEVRRMETSTRYLLTFGEGSDVPEATRFVSLLGDRMTHCLYTEDNTPKTTFDEQLPEQQADWHFVPVLQEGRTALERINHELGLAFNDFDLNYYHNLFSKELRRNPTTVELFDCAQSNSEHSRHWFFSGRMVIDGVEQPKSLIRMIMDTQAHTNPNNTIKFSDNSSAIVGFGHKVIVPLSVVAPGPVHLQNDQSDLIFTAETHNMPTAVSPFSGATTGTGGRLRDVQAVGRGGIPIAGTAGYCVGALHIPGYEQPYEPPHYKYPATFAPPLHVLIQASNGASDYGNKFGEPVISGFAISYGLNSADDTRNEYVKPIMFSGGLGTMPASMREKLPPTRGQLLAKIGGPVYRIGVGGGAASSLEIQGSGDAELDFNAVQRGDAEMENKLNRVVRACLELGDQNPILAIHDQGAGGNGNVLKELVEPGFAGAIIFSKEFQLGDPTITALELWGAEYQENNAILCKADHRDLLEKICRRERCPISFVGVVTGDGRVTLLESSAPKDFEQALNEFNCSTAYPFDLELKYVLGDMPKRTYDLKRELRQLRELCLPKDLRLDEALERVLSLVAVGSKRFLTNKVDRCVGGLIVQQQCVGPLQAPLADYALATVSHFSNAGIATSIGTQPLKGLLDPAAMARMCVAEALSNLVFVKISQLADVKCSGNWMWAAKLPGEGARMFDACKELCHILEELQIAIDGGKDSLSMAAKVGDDTIKSPGTLVISTYAPCPDVQLRVTPDLKGPSSDFKSALLWINLESSLRLGGSALAQAYAQQGNETPNLTRSDLLGKAFKITQSLLVDGLLKAGHDVSDGGLIVCLLEMAIGGLSGLRVELSEPLKSLKSYDAAVEKLDRPELALLFAEECGWVVEILDADLERVRSIYNDAGVPNYYLGITDGFGLDSRVVVKHGASELLNQPLRLVYQKWERTSYELEKLQTNPECAEAEYNSLKYRQAPQYRGPLNLQAELSLKRSCAPVRVAVLREEGVNSEREMMACLLKANFEVHDVTMSDLLQAAMGTIR, from the exons ATGGTCATCCTTCGCTTCTATGATGTGCAGGCACACTCACCAGCCGAGGAGCAGAGTGTCCTGCGGCGACTGCAAGAGGAAGGCGTAGGAGTGTTGTCCGTGCGTACGGAGCGTTGCTACCATCTCGAGTACAGCGCCCAGGCAGATCACCCTCTGGCCCTTGATGAACTGTTGCTCTGGTTGGTGAAGCAACCCCTAATTAGTGACCAGAGCTTGGTCAAACAGTCTGCTCTCCAGGCGGAGGACAGGATGCAGCTGCTTCTGGAGATCGGGCCGCGCTTCAACTTCTCCACGCCCTACTCCACAAACTGCGTAAACATATTCCACAACCTTGGATATACCGAGGTGCGACGGATGGAAACTTCCACTCGCTACCTGCTGACCTTTGGCGAGGGCTCAGATGTTCCGGAGGCGACCAGATTCGTTTCACTGCTGGGGGACCGCATGACCCATTGCCTGTACACTGAGGATAACACCCCCAAAACAACCTTTGATGAGCAGCTCCCAGAACAACAGGCCGACTGGCATTTTGTGCCCGTATTGCAGGAGGGACGGACGGCGCTGGAACGGATAAATCATGAACTAGGCCTAGCCTTCAACGACTTCGATCTGAATTACTACCACAATTTGTTCTCCAAGGAATTGAGACGCAATCCCACTACAGTGGAGCTATTCGACTGCGCTCAGAGCAACAGCGAGCACTCGCGCCACTGGTTTTTCAGCGGACGCATGGTGATTGATGGTGTGGAACAACCAAAGTCGTTGATCCGCATGATAATGGATACGCAGGCTCACACGAACCCCAACAACACCATTAAATTCAGCGACAACAGCAGCGCCATAGTGGGATTTGGGCACAAAGTCATAGTACCGTTATCCGTAGTGGCTCCTGGACCAGTGCATCTGCAGAATGACCAGTCCGACTTGATTTTTACAGCGGAAACCCACAATATGCCCACGGCAGTGTCCCCATTCAGCGGAGCAACTACCGGCACGGGCGGACGACTACGTGATGTTCAGGCCGTGGGGAGAGGAGGCATTCCTATTGCTGGCACCGCTGGGTACTGTGTAGGAGCTCTTCACATTCCAG GCTACGAACAGCCGTACGAGCCCCCGCACTACAAATATCCTGCGACGTTTGCGCCGCCACTTCATGTTCTCATACAGGCAAGCAACGGAGCCTCGGACTACGGAAACAAGTTTGGAGAGCCAGTGATTTCCGGTTTTGCCATTTCCTATGGGTTAAATAGTGCAGATGATACGCGGAATGAGTACGTAAAACCGATTATGTTCAGCGGTGGCCTAGGCACCATGCCGGCATCAATGCGCGAGAAGCTGCCACCGACTCGTGGTCAGTTGCTAGCCAAGATTGGAGGTCCTGTGTACAGGATAGGAGTGGGGGGCGGCGCTGCAAGCTCCCTAGAAATACAAGGATCCGGAGATGCAGAACTGGACTTCAACGCCGTGCAGCGGGGAGACGCCGAAATGGAAAACAAGTTAAATCGGGTAGTCCGCGCCTGTCTAGAACTGGGCGACCAAAATCCTATACTGGCCATTCATGACCAGGGGGCtggcggcaatggtaacgtcCTCAAAGAACTGGTTGAACCAGGGTTTGCCGGAGCCATTATATTTTCCAAGGAATTCCAGCTAGGCGATCCCACAATTACCGCCCTTGAACTGTGGGGCGCTGAGTACCAGGAGAACAACGCCATTCTCTGCAAGGCAGATCATCGTGATCTGCTGGAGAAGAtttgccggcgcgaacgctgccCTATAAGCTTCGTGGGAGTGGTGACTGGGGATGGGCGTGTGACACTGCTAGAGAGTTCTGCCCCCAAGGATTTTGAACAGGCTCTGAACGAATTTAATTGCAGCACAGCATACCCTTTCGATTTGGAGCTCAAGTATGTTTTGGGCGATATGCCAAAGAGAACATACGACTTGAAACGCGAACTGAGGCAGCTAAGAGAACTGTGTCTACCAAAAGACTTGCGGCTGGACGAGGCTTTGGAGAGAGTTCTTAGCTTAGTGGCTGTTGGTAGTAAGCGCTTCCTCACTAACAAGGTTGATCGCTGTGTCGGAGGATTGATCGTGCAGCAACAGTGTGTGGGCCCGCTTCAGGCTCCACTTGCGGACTACGCCTTAGCAACTGTCTCCCATTTTAGCAATGCCGGCATCGCCACCTCAATTGGTACCCAGCCACTCAAGGGACTGCTTGATCCTGCCGCAATGGCTAGGATGTGTGTCGCTGAAGCGCTGAGTAACCTCGTATTTGTAAAGATAAGTCAACTGGCAGACGTCAAGTGCTCAGGTAATTGGATGTGGGCTGCAAAGCTGCCCGGGGAGGGCGCCAGGATGTTTGACGCCTGCAAGGAGCTCTGCCACATTCTTGAGGAGCTGCAAATTGCTATCGACGGGGGAAAAGACTCTCTGTCCATGGCTGCCAAGGTTGGGGACGACACAATAAAGTCCCCAGGTACTCTTGTCATCTCCACATACGCTCCATGTCCGGATGTGCAGCTTAGGGTTACACCTGATCTTAAGGGACCCAGCTCGGACTTTAAGTCTGCGCTGCTCTGGATAAATCTGGAAAGCAGCCTTCGCTTGGGTGGTTCAGCTCTGGCACAGGCATACGCTCAGCAGGGCAATGAGACGCCTAACTTAACGAGAAGTGATCTGCTTGGCAAGGCATTTAAAATCACTCAATCGTTGTTGGTAGATGGCCTTCTTAAGGCAGGACACGATGTCAGCGACGGAGGATTGATCGTTTGCCTATTGGAGATGGCTATAGGTGGGCTGAGTGGCCTAAGAGTAGAACTGTCGGAGCCCTTGAAGTCTCTAAAGAGCTACGATGCGGCTGTTGAGAAACTGGATCGTCCCGAACTAGCTCTTCTTTTTGCGGAGGAGTGTGGATGGGTAGTGGAAATATTAGATGCAGACCTTGAGCGCGTTCGATCCATCTACAATGACGCCGGAGTGCCAAACTACTATTTGGGTATCACCGACGGATTCGGACTTGATTCCCGAGTAGTTGTTAAGCACGGTGCGTCGGAGCTGCTGAATCAGCCACTCCGTCTGGTATACCAAAAGTGGGAGCGTACCAGTTACGAGCTGGAGAAGCTGCAAACCAATCCGGAGTGCGCTGAGGCCGAGTATAACAGCCTTAAATATCGCCAAGCGCCGCAGTACAGGGGTCCCTTGAACCTGCAGGCTGAGCTATCTCTCAAGCGATCCTGCGCCCCAGTTCGAGTGGCTGTGCTTCGAGAGGAGGGCGTCAACAGTGAGCGTGAGATGATGGCCTGCCTGCTAAAGGCAAACTTCGAGGTGCACGATGTCACCATGTCGGATTTATTGCAAG